One segment of Strix uralensis isolate ZFMK-TIS-50842 chromosome 11, bStrUra1, whole genome shotgun sequence DNA contains the following:
- the HYKK gene encoding hydroxylysine kinase isoform X2 translates to MSSGNDCQPQTFTKPAFGEKEATELVDRVFGLKVSWIRPLPSYDDQNFHVRVSRNKGVAEGADEYVLKITNSEDSQKPDLIEAQTQAMMFLSAEGFPSATPYLTKDGNIMSLEPDTGPGNKKYMVRLLTYLPGTPVAKIATNTQILYEVGKLAASLDKALSEKFHHPSVKSLHRGQFIWNLANVPLLDQYIYALGQNKYREVVQRVIEQFKGEVIPKLRSFRACINHGDLNDHNILVDSSSASLENPQYRVSGILDFSDMSYGYYVFEVAIAIMYMMIESPDPLSVGGHVLAGFESILPLTEEERGALFLLVSGRFSQSLVIAAHTALLYPENEEYLMITAKTGWKHLMKMFEVGQAAVEKTWFETAEAYAEHAPAK, encoded by the exons ATGTCTTCTGGAAATGACTGTCAACCCCAGACATTCACCAAACCAGCATTTGGTGAAAAAGAAGCGACTGAATTGGTTGACAGGGTGTTTGGATTAAAAGTGTCTTGGATCAGGCCGCTCCCCAGCTATGACGATCAGAATTTCCATGTGCGTGTCTCAAGAAACAAAGGTGTGGCTGAAGGTGCTGATGAGTACGTCCTCAAAATCACCAATTCGGAAGACAGCCAGAAGCCCGACCTCATTGAAGCACAGACCCAGGCCATGATGTTTCTCAGCGCTGAAGGCTTTCCTTCAGCTACTCCTTATCTTACAAAAGATGGGAACATCATGTCTCTGGAGCCAG ATACTGGACCTGGGAACAAAAAGTACATGGTCAGACTGCTGACTTACCTGCCAGGTACGCCTGTAGCAAAAATTGCTACAAATACTCAGATTTTGTATGAGGTTGGTAAGCTAGCTGCCAGTTTGGATAAAGCTCTCTCAGAG aaattccATCACCCATCAGTAAAAAGCCTGCATCGAGGTCAGTTCATTTGGAACCTGGCAAACGTTCCTCTTCTAGATCAATACATTTATGCCTTGGGCCAGAACAAATATCGTGAAGTGGTACAACGAGTTATTGAGCAGTTTAAAGGGGAAGTAATACCCAAGCTAAGAAGTTTTCGAGCAT GTATCAATCATGGAGATCTTAACGACCACAACATTCTAGTAGACTCCAGTTCTGCTTCCCTGGAGAATCCTCAGTACAGAGTGTCCGGCATCCTGGATTTTAGTGACATGAGTTATGGGTATTATGTATTTGAAGTCGCAATAGCTATCATGTACATGATGATTGAGAGCCCAGATCCTCTGAGTGTTGGAGGGCATGTTCTGGCAGGGTTTGAAAGCATCCTGCCACtcacagaggaggagagaggagccctCTTTCTCTTGGTGAGCGGGAGGTTTTCTCAGTCCCTTGTCATAGCAGCCCACACCGCTCTGCTGTACCCAGAGAATGAGGAGTACCTCATGATCACAGCCAAAACCGGATGGAAACACTTAATGAAAATGTTTGAGGTGGGCCAAGCAGCTGTAGAGAAGACATGGTTTGAGACTGCCGAAGCATATGCAGAACACGCACCTGCCAAGTAG
- the HYKK gene encoding hydroxylysine kinase isoform X1, with amino-acid sequence MHFAVITASDVRILIRSSSFSYSPRGTMSSGNDCQPQTFTKPAFGEKEATELVDRVFGLKVSWIRPLPSYDDQNFHVRVSRNKGVAEGADEYVLKITNSEDSQKPDLIEAQTQAMMFLSAEGFPSATPYLTKDGNIMSLEPDTGPGNKKYMVRLLTYLPGTPVAKIATNTQILYEVGKLAASLDKALSEKFHHPSVKSLHRGQFIWNLANVPLLDQYIYALGQNKYREVVQRVIEQFKGEVIPKLRSFRACINHGDLNDHNILVDSSSASLENPQYRVSGILDFSDMSYGYYVFEVAIAIMYMMIESPDPLSVGGHVLAGFESILPLTEEERGALFLLVSGRFSQSLVIAAHTALLYPENEEYLMITAKTGWKHLMKMFEVGQAAVEKTWFETAEAYAEHAPAK; translated from the exons ATGCATTTTGCAGTAATTACTGCTTCTGATGTCAGAATACTGATAAGATCATCCAGCTTCTCTTACTCTCCTAGAGGCACGATGTCTTCTGGAAATGACTGTCAACCCCAGACATTCACCAAACCAGCATTTGGTGAAAAAGAAGCGACTGAATTGGTTGACAGGGTGTTTGGATTAAAAGTGTCTTGGATCAGGCCGCTCCCCAGCTATGACGATCAGAATTTCCATGTGCGTGTCTCAAGAAACAAAGGTGTGGCTGAAGGTGCTGATGAGTACGTCCTCAAAATCACCAATTCGGAAGACAGCCAGAAGCCCGACCTCATTGAAGCACAGACCCAGGCCATGATGTTTCTCAGCGCTGAAGGCTTTCCTTCAGCTACTCCTTATCTTACAAAAGATGGGAACATCATGTCTCTGGAGCCAG ATACTGGACCTGGGAACAAAAAGTACATGGTCAGACTGCTGACTTACCTGCCAGGTACGCCTGTAGCAAAAATTGCTACAAATACTCAGATTTTGTATGAGGTTGGTAAGCTAGCTGCCAGTTTGGATAAAGCTCTCTCAGAG aaattccATCACCCATCAGTAAAAAGCCTGCATCGAGGTCAGTTCATTTGGAACCTGGCAAACGTTCCTCTTCTAGATCAATACATTTATGCCTTGGGCCAGAACAAATATCGTGAAGTGGTACAACGAGTTATTGAGCAGTTTAAAGGGGAAGTAATACCCAAGCTAAGAAGTTTTCGAGCAT GTATCAATCATGGAGATCTTAACGACCACAACATTCTAGTAGACTCCAGTTCTGCTTCCCTGGAGAATCCTCAGTACAGAGTGTCCGGCATCCTGGATTTTAGTGACATGAGTTATGGGTATTATGTATTTGAAGTCGCAATAGCTATCATGTACATGATGATTGAGAGCCCAGATCCTCTGAGTGTTGGAGGGCATGTTCTGGCAGGGTTTGAAAGCATCCTGCCACtcacagaggaggagagaggagccctCTTTCTCTTGGTGAGCGGGAGGTTTTCTCAGTCCCTTGTCATAGCAGCCCACACCGCTCTGCTGTACCCAGAGAATGAGGAGTACCTCATGATCACAGCCAAAACCGGATGGAAACACTTAATGAAAATGTTTGAGGTGGGCCAAGCAGCTGTAGAGAAGACATGGTTTGAGACTGCCGAAGCATATGCAGAACACGCACCTGCCAAGTAG